A stretch of the Mycolicibacterium celeriflavum genome encodes the following:
- a CDS encoding IS256 family transposase: protein MAETFSAETLDSLIKDAVKSGTPIDGADGLLNELTKAVLERALNSELTHHLGYESGDPAGRGSGNSRNGTTSKTVTTVNGPVQIDAPRDRNGSFEPAIVPKKARRLNNINSVVLSLYSRGMTTRDIEAHLAEVYGAAVSRELISNVTDVVVDEIKAWQSRPLDEVYPILYIDGLRLRIKDNGVVTTKVAYLAIGVDLEGRKHALGVWIQDSEGAKFWQKVVIDLRNRGVRDILIACCDGLTGLPDAIRSCYPDTVVQTCVVHVIRNAMRFVSYKDRKKVATSMRAIYGAATVEAAELALKDFDTAFGAQYPGAIDVWRNAWPEFVPFLDFPVELRKIVYTTNAIESINFQLRKITKNRGHFPDKDAAMKLLYLGLRNISSERGGFSGTGTYNWTVALNTLARLFPGRIPLC, encoded by the coding sequence CTGGCCGAGACGTTCTCGGCGGAGACGTTGGATTCGTTGATCAAGGATGCGGTGAAGTCGGGTACCCCGATCGATGGCGCGGATGGTTTGCTCAACGAGTTGACCAAGGCGGTGCTGGAGCGGGCGCTGAATTCGGAGTTGACCCATCATCTGGGCTATGAGTCCGGTGATCCGGCTGGGCGCGGCTCGGGCAATTCCCGCAACGGCACCACGTCCAAGACGGTGACCACGGTCAACGGCCCGGTGCAAATCGACGCGCCGCGCGACCGCAACGGCTCCTTTGAGCCGGCGATCGTGCCGAAGAAGGCCCGTCGGCTCAACAACATCAATTCCGTTGTGCTGTCGCTGTATTCGCGCGGTATGACCACCCGCGACATCGAGGCCCACCTGGCGGAGGTGTACGGGGCTGCGGTGTCGCGGGAGTTGATCTCCAATGTCACAGACGTCGTCGTCGATGAGATCAAGGCCTGGCAGTCCCGCCCGCTCGACGAGGTCTATCCGATCCTGTATATCGACGGGCTGCGGCTGCGGATCAAGGACAACGGTGTGGTCACCACCAAGGTGGCCTATCTGGCCATTGGGGTGGATCTGGAGGGCCGCAAACATGCCCTGGGGGTGTGGATCCAAGACTCCGAGGGCGCCAAATTCTGGCAGAAAGTCGTCATCGATCTGCGCAACCGCGGGGTCCGTGACATCCTGATCGCCTGCTGCGACGGGCTGACCGGGCTGCCCGATGCGATCCGCTCGTGCTACCCCGACACCGTGGTGCAGACCTGCGTGGTGCACGTGATCCGCAACGCGATGCGGTTCGTGTCCTACAAGGACCGCAAGAAGGTCGCGACGTCGATGCGGGCGATCTACGGCGCGGCGACCGTGGAGGCCGCCGAACTCGCGCTCAAGGACTTCGACACCGCATTCGGCGCCCAGTATCCCGGCGCGATTGATGTGTGGCGCAACGCCTGGCCTGAGTTCGTGCCGTTCCTGGACTTCCCGGTGGAGCTGCGCAAGATCGTCTACACCACCAACGCGATCGAGTCGATCAACTTCCAGCTGCGCAAGATCACCAAAAATCGCGGTCACTTTCCCGACAAGGACGCCGCGATGAAGTTGCTGTATCTGGGATTGCGCAACATCTCCAGCGAGAGAGGAGGCTTCTCAGGCACCGGCACTTACAACTGGACTGTGGCATTGAACACACTGGCTAGGCTGTTCCCCGGTCGAATCCCGTTGTGCTAG
- a CDS encoding helix-turn-helix transcriptional regulator, translating into MRNQIDPARVQSAVLRRAITFINENAHREITLSDIAAAVNVTPRSVQYAFRRHLGMTPLEYLRRVRLDRAHRELQTADPRRDTVMAIAGRWGFSHAGRFSSVYKRTFGTAPSETLRA; encoded by the coding sequence ATGCGCAACCAGATCGATCCGGCCCGCGTCCAGTCTGCTGTCTTGCGTCGCGCGATCACATTCATCAACGAGAACGCCCACAGGGAAATAACACTCAGCGATATTGCCGCCGCCGTCAACGTGACACCGCGCTCGGTGCAGTATGCGTTTCGGCGGCACCTCGGCATGACTCCGCTGGAGTATCTCCGTCGGGTGCGCCTCGATCGCGCGCACCGCGAACTGCAAACCGCTGACCCGCGCAGGGACACCGTGATGGCGATCGCTGGCCGATGGGGATTCAGTCACGCCGGGCGATTCAGCAGCGTCTACAAGCGGACGTTCGGGACCGCGCCGAGCGAGACGCTACGCGCCTGA
- a CDS encoding thermonuclease family protein, which produces MRILGIDTPETKRPGYTVGCWGPEATEFARSTLLGQRVAVVSDPTQEHTDRYGRTLAYLVRADGWDYSVEAARAGAGRSYVYNNRPASRFGSIAAAENEARDAGRGLWGPPCNGESASSISVADAAPPPAPLLAAPPLDVPPSADVNYGDCDAARDAGAAPLRRGEPGYRRGLDRDNDGVACES; this is translated from the coding sequence GTGCGCATTTTGGGTATTGACACCCCCGAGACCAAGAGGCCCGGTTACACCGTCGGCTGTTGGGGACCCGAGGCGACCGAATTCGCCAGGTCGACCTTGCTCGGGCAGCGAGTTGCTGTCGTTTCCGACCCGACGCAAGAACACACCGACCGCTATGGCCGAACCCTCGCCTACCTTGTTCGAGCGGACGGCTGGGACTATTCGGTCGAAGCTGCGCGCGCAGGTGCGGGGCGTTCATATGTGTACAACAACCGCCCTGCGAGCCGGTTCGGCTCGATCGCAGCTGCCGAAAATGAGGCAAGGGACGCTGGCCGCGGGTTGTGGGGGCCGCCCTGCAATGGCGAATCCGCGTCGAGCATCAGCGTTGCGGACGCTGCGCCACCACCGGCTCCGCTGCTTGCCGCGCCGCCCCTCGACGTACCGCCCTCAGCGGATGTCAACTACGGCGATTGTGATGCGGCACGCGACGCTGGCGCTGCTCCCCTGCGGAGAGGCGAGCCGGGTTACCGCCGAGGGCTCGATCGGGATAACGATGGCGTCGCATGTGAAAGCTAA
- a CDS encoding SRPBCC family protein encodes MTDRIEVQRTIDAPASDIFAVLTDPQGHVAIDATGMLQDAEGDRVRAAGDTFVVHMDREALNDFPMGKYDVTVSIRDFEQDALISWTILGRIRPQIGHVYGYRLQPTADGTLVTSFYDWSDIDQHWRDAGIFPVISESALRATLGILDRTAKRGYPRSSTNG; translated from the coding sequence ATGACCGACCGCATCGAAGTACAACGCACCATCGACGCACCTGCGTCCGACATCTTCGCGGTGCTGACCGACCCTCAAGGACATGTCGCAATCGACGCGACCGGAATGCTGCAGGACGCCGAGGGCGATCGGGTCCGCGCGGCCGGCGACACCTTCGTCGTACACATGGACCGCGAAGCGCTCAACGACTTTCCGATGGGCAAGTACGACGTCACCGTGTCGATCCGCGACTTCGAGCAGGACGCCCTGATCTCGTGGACCATCCTCGGCCGGATCCGCCCACAGATCGGCCATGTGTACGGCTATCGCCTGCAACCCACCGCCGACGGCACGTTGGTGACCTCGTTCTACGACTGGTCCGACATCGACCAGCACTGGCGTGACGCCGGCATCTTCCCCGTCATCTCCGAAAGTGCGCTACGGGCAACACTGGGCATCCTCGATCGCACGGCCAAGCGCGGATACCCGCGATCGTCAACCAACGGTTGA